Below is a genomic region from Astatotilapia calliptera chromosome 13, fAstCal1.2, whole genome shotgun sequence.
aggcagattccgcagcagcaggatttCAGCAACATAACACAAAAGGGCTCCCTGATGGCACTCAAAATGCTGCTGTCGCGACTCTCTGGTACAAAGAGGGATAACTCAAATTtctcagaggaagaagaggaggaagaactaGATGATTTGGGGACATACAGCTACGCCGGTGGCCGTAAGCACGTATTACTCTTGGCCACCACACGGACAGGTTCCTCATTTGTGGGGGAATTTTTTAAccagcacggggagaacatgttCTATCTGTTTGAGCCACTGTGGCATGTCGAGCGCATGCTGACCCCGGCTGCAGAGGCAAACAATGGGACAGTGTTGTCGGGAATTTACCGAGATGTACTCCAGGGGCTTTTCCTGTGTGATTTCTCACCTCTTGAGAAGTTCATCTCTCCCCCACCTCAGGACCATGTCACCCCATCTCTTTTCCGCAGAGAGTCTAGTTTATCACTCTGTGAAGAACGGGTCTGCAGTCCTGTAATCAGAGATGTTTTTGAGAGGTATTGTATAAGTTACAAATCCCTGTGCTGCTAATCAAGCCTGtaatctttatttatgcagCTGCAAAAGGAAGGCCTGATGGTCATGACACTACTTTAACACTAAGCTATCGTCTGTGTGCCTTATTAATAATATTCCCAATGTTCTTCTGCAtgacaacagagaaaaaatattaatttagtaTATGCATGAAATATTAATATTCCCACTATTCAGTTTTGTAAAAtgctttttatcatttaaaaacgtTATGGTCTTGTTTTAGGTATCACTGTAAGAGTCGTCGCTGTGGGCCACTGAACCTAACTCTTGCATCTGAATCCTGCCTTTCCAAACAACACCATGCCATTAAGACTGTTCGTGTGCATCAGCTGGACACACTGCAGCCTTTGGTAGAGGACCCTCGCTTGGATATCAAAGTTATCCAGCTAGTTCGAGATCCAAGAGCTATCTTAGCATCGCGCATGGTGGCGTTCTCTTCAAAATATCACACGTGGAAGGCCTGGGCGCAGAACGGCCAGGTGCCCGAAGATGATGAGGAGGTGAAGAGGCTCAAAGGAAACTGTGATCACATTAGGATGTCTGCAGAGGTTGGACTGAGCCAACCTCACTGGCTCAGGAACCGCTACATGCTGGTCCGCTATGAGGATATCGCCCTCTACCCTATGCAAAAGGCAGAGGAGATGTACAAGTTTGCAGGGATACCATTTAGTTCCCTGGCCAGGGAGTGGATACTGAGGAACACCCAGACCACACAGAAAGCCAGCGGGATTTACTCCACTCAGAAGA
It encodes:
- the chst3a gene encoding carbohydrate sulfotransferase 3a; this encodes MTSYDPKNSTVELTLQREDLRMKTKYAIVFICIVALVIIEKESNILSRVSDRLIQRQIPQQQDFSNITQKGSLMALKMLLSRLSGTKRDNSNFSEEEEEEELDDLGTYSYAGGRKHVLLLATTRTGSSFVGEFFNQHGENMFYLFEPLWHVERMLTPAAEANNGTVLSGIYRDVLQGLFLCDFSPLEKFISPPPQDHVTPSLFRRESSLSLCEERVCSPVIRDVFERYHCKSRRCGPLNLTLASESCLSKQHHAIKTVRVHQLDTLQPLVEDPRLDIKVIQLVRDPRAILASRMVAFSSKYHTWKAWAQNGQVPEDDEEVKRLKGNCDHIRMSAEVGLSQPHWLRNRYMLVRYEDIALYPMQKAEEMYKFAGIPFSSLAREWILRNTQTTQKASGIYSTQKNSSQQAEKWRFTIPFTLAQVVQRVCGPTMKLFGYRFVNDETTLTNKSISLLEDRLFN